The genomic region TTGACAACAGATTAGCCATAGacccatagttgttaatagcagCTATATcgaccgctatagcgcgctatgtagccATGCGATGTAGTGTCGCTATATGGGCCATATCGACAAATAGCAATGATAacgattttttttttgatgtaaatagcaattagatataactataaaatagctggattcataggtttttgttaaatatacatgtaaaatagcatatatacaagggtattttgatgtaatatacatataaaaattttcaaaattctttttctagtgtaatcgctatttataaaatagccgtcgCTGTTTGTTGCTATTCGCTACGTAGCCTATAGGtgccttgtcgctattcgctatccaCAACTATGAGATTAGCATAGTATCAAGAAATCTTATGGGTGTCAAACAAGAAAACAATGACTAAATAGTTTTTGTTAATTCTTGTTTGTGAATTGTAGTTAATCGCATTGAAGCAAGGAGCGATCAGCTTGATATGTACATGCAGCTGGATGTGAATACAGAGGTTTATCCTATGCATGTCGGTGATAAGTTTATGATGGTTTTAGCATCTACCTTAAATTTGGATGGAACTCCCGACACTGGCTTTTTTACTCCGGTAATTTCTACACTTGTTAATATTGTAATAAACGTAGAAATTTGTTTACGTTATGAGATTCCTTTTCCATCTCTAGGGTGGCAGAAAGTCTCTTGCTGACAAATTTGAGTATGTGATGCACGGCAAATTGTACAGGATATCCGAGGAAGGGTCCGGAGCCAATGTTAAAGCGTATGTTGGATCATTATAATATATGTTAAATAAGTTAAGAAGTACATAACTTCATACATGTCTTTTAAAATTCCACAATAtcatatttttcttttaaaacatGAGAATAAAAGTCATATTCATCATTTCCTATTGAGTGAAATAAAATTAGTTACTTCTAAGTTGTAACGTGTTCCAAAGAAAAGAACATTACGGGTTGATATGATCCATAGAAGCCAGGGGCGCAGCTTCTAgtgggcgggagggggcggccgacccccgaactttttgctcagtagtggagagtatgtagttttcgtatagaaatttttgggtatatacgtatTTGACTCCGATTTTAttgaaatttttgggtatatacattttTGACCCCCTggtcagaaatctcaagcttcgccactgatagAAGCAGTGGGTTCTTTTTGTTTATTCAGTGAATGAGAGTGTTAGAGGTACATATGacatttttagtgttttttaaaaaataaataaggaaataaaaatctaaaagttttttattttattttatttttttttatatatgaacAGCAGGGTAGATATTAATCGGGTGCAATTTGGTTACAATGACTTCAACTTGTATCTTACTTGCACTTTTCTTCAGGGACATTTATGTTTCATTCGGCGGTTTATTAATGTTGTTGAGGGGCGACCCC from Helianthus annuus cultivar XRQ/B chromosome 10, HanXRQr2.0-SUNRISE, whole genome shotgun sequence harbors:
- the LOC110884502 gene encoding DNA-directed RNA polymerases II and V subunit 8A, yielding MVETLFEDIFRVDQLDPDGKKFDKVNRIEARSDQLDMYMQLDVNTEVYPMHVGDKFMMVLASTLNLDGTPDTGFFTPGGRKSLADKFEYVMHGKLYRISEEGSGANVKADIYVSFGGLLMLLRGDPSIAAKFELDQRLFILMRKVDKA